The DNA region CTTTTTGAAGTTATGGAAGAACGCCAAATTACAATAGATGGAAATAAATATCCTATGAATTTACCATTTATTGTACTTGCTACACAAAACCCTGTAGAACAAGAAGGAACCTATAGATTACCAGAAGCGCAATTAGATAGATTTATTTTTAAGATAGATATTGATTATCCAAATCTAGAAGACGAAATTGAAATTTTAAATCGTGAACATGCCTTAAAAGGAGAAAAGAAAATTGATAAAATCACTGCCTTTTTAAGTCAAGAAAAAATCACCAAATTTCAAAATTTGGTCAATCAAATCATTATAGAAAATCATCTAATAAAATACATTGCAGATATCATTGTAAATACACGTAGTAATCCATTTTTATATTTAGGTGCATCACCAAGAGCATCTATAGCCATTTTAAAAGCAAGTAAAGCTTTTGCTGCTATGAATGGTCGCGATTTTGTAACACCAGAAGACATCAAACAAGCTGCAATACCAGTTTTACAACACCGTGTAATTGTAACACCAGAACGCGAAATGGAAGGCGTAACAAGTAAACAAATCATAAAGCAAATTATAGAAGCTGTAGAAATACCGAGGTAATTTATATGTTCAAAAATCCATTTTCTTTTCATGGTAGAATTAGAAGAACTGAATTTATAATAAGTGTTTTAATTTGTAAAATTTTTGGATTAACATTCAACATAATCGAAAACATTTATTTTTATAAAATTCCGCAGATTCTTGGGTTGATTATAGTAATTCCTTTATTCTGGTTTCTGTTTGCTCAAGGTGCTAAAAGATGTCATGATAGAGGTAATAATGGTTGGTATCAATTTATACCATTTTACATTTTTGTAATGTTGTTAGGAAATAGTGAATATGGAGTAAATCAATTTGGACCAAATCCAAAAAATTAGATTTATACAAAAAAAATAATAATCATAATATCTCATAGAAGAATAATTAGATGAAACTCTTAAAACCATTTTACATACAAAACCGTTTTTTCTATGCATGCATTGCCATAATGATATTGTATGTGGTTAGCTTTTTGTTTCCTAGATTACTAAATATAGTTTCATTATTATTACTTTGCTTAGTAGCACTAACTGTTTTAGATACCATACTATTATTCTTTGCAAAAAAAGGTATAAATGCTAACCGTAATTTACCAGAAAAATTTTCTAATGGCGATCAAAACAATATAGATTTAATTATAGAAAATTTTTACACATTTCCTGTAAACATCAATATTATAGACGAAATTCCAGAACAATTTCAAGTTAGAAATTTTAATATAACTAGAACATTAAAACCTACATCAACCACAAAACTACAATATCAATTAAGACCTGTAGAACGTGGCGAATATCATTTTGGTAAATTAAATATTTATGCAACTTCATTCTTTGGTTTAATTGCAAGAAGATTTGCTTTTTCAGACCAACAAATGGTACCAAACTATCCTAGTTTTATTCAGTTAAAAAAATATAACCTAATCGCATTTAGCAACAACCTACTTCAATACGGAATAAAAAAAGTACGCAGGTTAGGTCATACTATGGAGTTTGAACAAATTAAAGATTACGTTTTAGGTGACGATTTGCGTACCATAAACTGGAAAGCTACTGCAAAACGAAGTAGTTTAATGGTTAATCAATTTCAAGACGAAAAATCTCAACCAGTCTATTCGGTAATAGATAAAGGACGCGTAATGAAAATGCCTTTTAACCAACTTACCTTATTAGACTATGCAATAAATGCGTCTTTAGTAATATCTAACGTGGCTTTAAAAAAACACGATAAAGCAGGTATTTTTACATTTTCTAAAAAAGTTGAAAACCGAGTTGTAGCACAAAAAAGAACATCTCAAATGAATTTAATTCTGGAAGCGCTTTACAACGTAAATACCGATTTTTTTGAAAGTGATTACAGTAGATTATATGCAGATATAAAACGAAATATAACTCATAGAAGTTTAATTTTACTTTATACAAACTTCGAAACATTAGATAGTTTAAATAGGCAATTACCTTATTTAAAAGGTATAGCAAAATCACACTTATTAGTAGTTATATTTTTTAAAAACACAGAGCTAAATCAGTTTATAAAAACGCCTGCTCAAACAATTCAAGATACTTACGATAAAGTAATTGCAGAGAAATTTGCATTTGAAAAACGACTTATCGTAAACGAACTAAAAAAGTACGGCATCGCTTCCATATTAACAACTCCAGACAACCTTACGCTAGATACAATTAATAAATATTTAGAGATTAAAGCACGAGGTTTATTATAAGTACATCGGTAACAATTACCTATTATCTAATTCTTTTTAATTATTTGTTTTTTTAGTTTATATTGGCTTTGCTATTAATCAATTTACTAAAAAACTCATGAAACGTTTAGTATTACTACTAATTGTAATTCTCCCTTTATTTTTAACTAATACAACTATAGCTCAGGATAAATACTCTCCTTGGACTGCTAGTTTAAGTACAAATGCGGTAAATAATCCTGTAAGAATGCTTCCTGGCGAAAAAGGTAAATTTAAAACTTGGAATATGGATCCTGCTGGTTTTAAATTTGGTATTGCAAGACATATTTATAACAAATGGTCTGTAGAGACTTTAGTGTCTCTTAATAGTATAAATCAGCATCATATAAATCAAGATCAAAAATTTCCGTACATATCTATAGATGGAATGTTTAAATATAATTTAACCAATAGTTTTGTATTAAATCCTTATGTTACATTTGGTGGCGGATATACTTGGTTAGACCAAATTGGTGCTGGAACAGCAAATATTGGTGTTGGTGTAAATATTTGGGCAACATATAATTTTGGATTTACAGCACAAAGTATTTACAAACATGCGTTTGAAGATTATGGGCTTAGCCACTACCAACATTCAGCTGGTATTATTTTTAAATTTGGTGGTACAGATAGTGATAACGATGGTATTGTAAACCAAGAAGATTTATGTCCTAATGTGTTTGGTTTAGCAAAATTTAAAGGTTGTCCAGATACAGATAATGATGGCATTCCAGATAAAGAAGATAATTGTCCAGATACACCTGGAGAATTTAATGGTTGTCCAGATCAAGATAAAGATGGTATTCCAGATATTTATGACAAATGTCCTTTAGTAAAAGGCGAAAAAGAATCTAAAGGTTGTCCTTTACCAGATTTGGATAAAGATGGTGTTCCAGATAAATATGATAAATGTCCGCAAGTAAAAGGTGCAGATAACGGTTGTCCAAAAAGCAAACAAAATACAGCTTACACTGCAGATGATTTAAAATCCTTAAAACCTGTTTTAATCTATTTTGAATTAAGTAAAGCTGAAATTAATAAAGACGGAAAGATTAGTTTAGATAACATGGCTAATTTTATTAAAAAAGCATCATTTAAAAAGTATTTAGTTTCTGGTCACACAGACAATACATCTTCAGATCAAACAAACTTAAAATTATCACAAGAAAGAGCAAATACTGTAAAAGCCTATTTGGTAAGTAAAGGTGTAAATCCAGATGTATTAGTCGCTAAAGGTTTTGGAGAAGCTTATCCAGTAGATACTA from Mesoflavibacter profundi includes:
- a CDS encoding AAA family ATPase, with translation MEDFNQDNQNPEDLNTTEGNNQQFDDNVNFTNRIDLTELQEGITQIKEEISKVIVGQKNMIDMLIAALLANGHALIEGVPGVAKTISARLLAKSLDIDFSRIQFTPDLMPSDILGTSVFDMKTSEFEFKKGPIFSNMVLIDEINRAPAKTQAALFEVMEERQITIDGNKYPMNLPFIVLATQNPVEQEGTYRLPEAQLDRFIFKIDIDYPNLEDEIEILNREHALKGEKKIDKITAFLSQEKITKFQNLVNQIIIENHLIKYIADIIVNTRSNPFLYLGASPRASIAILKASKAFAAMNGRDFVTPEDIKQAAIPVLQHRVIVTPEREMEGVTSKQIIKQIIEAVEIPR
- a CDS encoding DUF805 domain-containing protein produces the protein MFKNPFSFHGRIRRTEFIISVLICKIFGLTFNIIENIYFYKIPQILGLIIVIPLFWFLFAQGAKRCHDRGNNGWYQFIPFYIFVMLLGNSEYGVNQFGPNPKN
- a CDS encoding DUF58 domain-containing protein, which produces MKLLKPFYIQNRFFYACIAIMILYVVSFLFPRLLNIVSLLLLCLVALTVLDTILLFFAKKGINANRNLPEKFSNGDQNNIDLIIENFYTFPVNINIIDEIPEQFQVRNFNITRTLKPTSTTKLQYQLRPVERGEYHFGKLNIYATSFFGLIARRFAFSDQQMVPNYPSFIQLKKYNLIAFSNNLLQYGIKKVRRLGHTMEFEQIKDYVLGDDLRTINWKATAKRSSLMVNQFQDEKSQPVYSVIDKGRVMKMPFNQLTLLDYAINASLVISNVALKKHDKAGIFTFSKKVENRVVAQKRTSQMNLILEALYNVNTDFFESDYSRLYADIKRNITHRSLILLYTNFETLDSLNRQLPYLKGIAKSHLLVVIFFKNTELNQFIKTPAQTIQDTYDKVIAEKFAFEKRLIVNELKKYGIASILTTPDNLTLDTINKYLEIKARGLL
- a CDS encoding OmpA family protein, with product MKRLVLLLIVILPLFLTNTTIAQDKYSPWTASLSTNAVNNPVRMLPGEKGKFKTWNMDPAGFKFGIARHIYNKWSVETLVSLNSINQHHINQDQKFPYISIDGMFKYNLTNSFVLNPYVTFGGGYTWLDQIGAGTANIGVGVNIWATYNFGFTAQSIYKHAFEDYGLSHYQHSAGIIFKFGGTDSDNDGIVNQEDLCPNVFGLAKFKGCPDTDNDGIPDKEDNCPDTPGEFNGCPDQDKDGIPDIYDKCPLVKGEKESKGCPLPDLDKDGVPDKYDKCPQVKGADNGCPKSKQNTAYTADDLKSLKPVLIYFELSKAEINKDGKISLDNMANFIKKASFKKYLVSGHTDNTSSDQTNLKLSQERANTVKAYLVSKGVNPDVLVAKGFGEAYPVDTTNTEEGRQKNRRVEVIPVK